A window of Oligoflexus sp. contains these coding sequences:
- a CDS encoding TetR/AcrR family transcriptional regulator: MAGKQQRGQETSDKVLKAALKLFSQHELSIERLSEASAVSVGSIYHHFGNLNGVSAALYQKSMADLLESIIAAVKSESSARDKVLAQSRAYMEWTREKKAAARFIHASAYAPYMQQYGDEIRKAKEPILRELMGFFEGHIRAGEMIPLPLPLYEILLIGPLAELARRWLSGGSGLDLDQAADHLPERIWRSVAPREG; encoded by the coding sequence GCGGGGTCAGGAAACCTCGGATAAAGTTTTGAAAGCGGCACTGAAACTCTTCAGTCAGCATGAGCTTTCAATTGAACGCCTGAGCGAAGCGTCAGCTGTCTCGGTGGGATCGATCTATCATCATTTCGGCAATCTCAATGGAGTTTCGGCGGCGCTTTATCAGAAGTCGATGGCTGATCTTTTGGAAAGCATCATCGCCGCCGTGAAGAGTGAGTCGAGCGCGCGGGACAAGGTCCTGGCCCAATCGCGGGCCTATATGGAATGGACGCGGGAAAAGAAAGCCGCGGCCCGTTTCATTCATGCCTCGGCCTATGCTCCTTACATGCAGCAGTACGGGGATGAAATCAGGAAGGCCAAGGAACCCATACTGCGGGAGCTGATGGGTTTTTTCGAAGGGCATATTCGTGCCGGTGAGATGATTCCTTTGCCTTTACCGCTTTATGAAATTTTATTGATCGGACCTCTTGCGGAGCTGGCGCGACGCTGGCTGAGCGGAGGCAGCGGACTCGATCTGGATCAGGCCGCGGACCATTTGCCCGAACGGATCTGGCGATCTGTGGCACCGAGGGAAGGATAA
- the pth2 gene encoding aminoacyl-tRNA hydrolase — MRVKQVILIRKDLNMRRGKEIAQGSHASMDFLIEPLRQLLVQGKATQLAFTEVETHWIVHGMAKVCLRVNSEEELVAHHEKALAAGLKSHMIQDSGRTEFHGQPTLTACAIGPDLAERIDEITRDLTLY; from the coding sequence ATGCGCGTTAAACAGGTGATACTCATTCGCAAGGATCTCAACATGCGGCGCGGCAAGGAGATCGCCCAGGGATCCCATGCGTCGATGGACTTTCTCATCGAGCCCCTGCGGCAGCTTTTGGTCCAGGGGAAAGCGACCCAGCTCGCCTTCACCGAGGTCGAGACGCACTGGATTGTTCACGGCATGGCCAAAGTCTGTCTGCGGGTGAACAGCGAAGAGGAGCTGGTGGCTCATCACGAAAAGGCCCTGGCCGCCGGTTTGAAAAGCCATATGATCCAGGACAGCGGGCGGACCGAATTTCACGGCCAGCCGACACTGACGGCCTGTGCCATTGGGCCCGATCTGGCGGAGCGGATTGATGAAATCACGAGAGATTTGACCCTCTATTGA